Below is a genomic region from Medicago truncatula cultivar Jemalong A17 chromosome 3, MtrunA17r5.0-ANR, whole genome shotgun sequence.
GTAGTCTTATCCAATAAGAGATATTCTCTTGAATGACTGTATTTTTTGCGTCTCTAACTTGGAAGACAAAGAACCATTTTGTATCAACATTTGGTTTATCAGTTCATTCATTACAAAAAATCTTTATAAGCATATAAGCGGTTATGGAAAAGTTGTATGAGagaattgtcaatttttttgaaatgcaGAAGCTAATTTTAATTTCTGAGTTTTTGTTTggaactatgaagcacggacactcctcgaaTTAGGCCGTGTCTCGGTGTTGGACATGTGTCGTGTCTGACACAACACCGACACATAATTccattgaattatgtgattttctcaaatttttagCGGTGAcggcgtgtcagtgtctgtGTCGTGTCCGGATGTCCGTATCATGCTTTGTAGGTTTTGAAAAGCtcaaattttgcaaaaattcatttaatattGACTCAGGTTTCTATTTTTTCATCTACTAGTTTTACATTAAACTCCAATCTTATTCCTAAAGTTGAATACCAAAAACTGGAACCTTTTGCAGATAAAATTGGGAACAGTGGATCAAGCTGAAGCACAAACAGAATGGGTCATCAGACCTTATATGAACACTACAAGGAAGAGGAACTTTCTGTGATTGATGGAGGCATAATATTATCAAATGTTACTGTGCTGTTAGTGCAGGTGCAGCTAGAAGAAAAGCTAAAATTTTGGAATGGTGATTATTCAACAGTTTAGCACAACACAATTACGAGAAAATGGAAATTGTGATGTGCTTGTataatttttgatgaaaattagTTAAGCAGTTCATTTTTATGTATTAGGTCACTTGCTGACAACTTTGAGACACTAAACTCAGCAAGGGTCTGCGTATTGTaacttattataatttttagtttaaGTTTTTGATAAAACTATTAACAGTCTTTGTtagatttgttgttttttaaaaaagtattatattcttaaaaaaaacaagtattatAATGTTATTCAAAAATGTTTTGGTTGGTTTCAATTGGTCAATGGATAATCAATGAGAATCATAAAATGTTAAGCCTTAAACAAAAGTGAACGACATATttgcaagaaataaaaacattagaacttgtttggtttctattttctgtttttatttgtgacttattttatactgtattttattaatgtttAGAAGGTCgctatattttcttcttttattgtaTAAATTACGAACAATGATTTCTATGAAATATTgtttttcctcttaaaaaaaagaaattttgatcaaaattattttgattttgataaacGTATAAGTGTGtagatattttgcatttttacaCTGTAACAACTATACTTGTCTTTTAACATCAAcgttataataaatatatggttAAATTACACTAggagtcctttaagtttgatgtTTATAACATATTGGTacttaagggtgtgtttggtttgcaaaatagcaagtactggacagaacagtacaatTTAGAACAGTACAATACAAGGTATAACaacacatgacaaattttttatggcattgaataattttttgttttatacgatttttgagggataaaatgctattttgatattttagacagcttgtacgtgggacaaaaagttgtgctgtgatttggtgagggacaaaaactctgtcccttgcctccagtttgtcttGTACCTGAAACAgctttacaaatcaaacactggacaactagagttgttctgtcatgtccttcattttttagcaaatcaaacgcaccctaagttattttggtcacatataactcctttaagtttgaggtttgtaaatgattcgtcctttaagttattttggtcacagataagtcttttaaaatttgtaaatgttttcaatttagttCTTATGTTAACCCAACATTACAAAAACGATGATGTGACAGAAGGACTAAATCGAAAACGTTTATAAAACTTAAAGGAAATGACCAATCTATtataaacctcaaacttaaaggtcTCGATGTAATATAGCCCTAAATATATTAAGTATCTTTCATATTGTggaaaatttaaattgtttaaaacAAGTCAAGTGGATGTAAAATTAACTCATAGATAATGCATGTGGATggatatcataaaataataaaatgttgacTCTTGATATTCATGAAAACATATTTGAAAGTTTATGCTATATGGACATCCAAATCCAATTTTGGCCATTGTATTAATCACTACTGAACTGACATTTCAAGATCTTTTGTCATAAACATCAACTATCAACACAATGGTATTCACTATTCTACCATGCCTCTAACATTGACAAAGAGGTTTCATTTTGTGAACAATCTCTAGTACTTCTTGAAGAAGATTCAACCTGAATTGGATGATGAACTGTCCCAGTATAGAACCCAGGTTGGCAAGGTTTAGGCAACAATTTTTCACCATTCAACATTAAGACCACATATGACATGTTTGGTCTATGCTCTGGTATTTGTTGGACACATAGTAGACAAACATGAATACATCACAAATTCACAATATTTCACATGGAATGGTTGTACCATTGAACATGTCATCCATTCGATATCGAACTTTTTAATCTATTAAACCATTAACCACAAATTTGAATGTAATTAACAATGAACGTTAGATGTTCAAATCTAGATGTAATTGGAACAATTGAAATAGTGGTTGATACaacttttttgttaataaaGTTTAGTTGATAGAGACCAACGAAGATTGAGTACAGCAGAAGAGGTTAGACTTCCACAAACCAACAAACTAATGTTGAAATTTTAGCTGAGAGGTAGTCACATTTAATGTCTCATACACCTTGAATTGGATTACTTCTAGTAGAGAAAACacattgaaaataacaaaaaaaaaatgtttagttgATGGTTAACGagttatcaaattttgaaatagtcAATAATTATTCGTTATTGAACTATGTTAACCAAGCTATCGAATTTAGGTGTCTTAAATTTATGATCAAATAGAGGGCATGTTGCAGCATCATATAAACAACCACATTCCATAAGCTAGCTAGAAAAGGAGATTTTAAATACCAAACGATTCTACAAATGGTCAGCACATTTTCAATTTGGAGCAAGCAAGTCGCACATTTCAATTATCCCTTTAACTTGTAACaaaagaaacttaaaagactaatTTGTTATAAACATCTAACTTAAAGGATTGCACGAGGTATTTGACCTTTATAATACCAGTTGAAACTTTGCTTTTACAACAGGAATTTATTTAGAATCACTGAACCATACTAACACAAAATTactcatatatataaaaacCAAATTCTTCAGCACATTTTTAACAGTATTTCATCCATACAAGTATCACAGTCACACTCTATCTTGCCTCTAACAATGAGATTGAAGCTTCATTTACTGAACACCCTTTAGATGAAGATCCTGTGCTgattgtattattattaatatcattatctCTTCCTCCGTAGAACCCGGGTTCACTTGGTTTCGGAAGTAACTTTTCGCCCTTTAACATAAAAACCACCGATGACATGTTAGGCCTATTTTCCGGTAGCTGTTGCACACACAATAGACCAACATGAATAAATCTTATTATTTCTGAACACATTGCCTCATCATATAATATGTCAGCCATTAACTCCTCTGGCCTGCCTTCAATCCACAATTTCCATGCCTAAAATGACATCAAGGTTACCATCCAGAAAATTTAttgatacaaaaaataattttaaatattctgtcataagataaaaaaagatataaacttCAAAACTTACATGACCAAGAAGGTTTAGACGATGAAGAGGGTCACGAAATCCGCGATTCTTCCTACCGCTAATTATCTCAAGTACAACGActccaaaactaaaaacatcAGATTTTATTGAGAAAGACCCATGCACCGCATATTCTGGAGGCATATATCCACTGCAAGAAAGAACATTGAAGttggaaaaatataacattaaaaGGGGTTGTGACATAGCAGAAATGAAAGTTTAAATAGCTTTTCAGTACCTGTAACACACAATACTAGTAAAACTATTTTCCAGTATTTAGTgcctaaaaaatttcttatcaGTAATAATGCCTAAAACATAGAAAACAATCCTTGAATATGGTCTACATATTCCAACATGGACAAATATTaccagagactaaaaccaaaaaaacgaggacaaaaaacaatttttctgaTATTTTAGGAATTCAAGCTGACAAAAATGTTTCACagaaactaaaactaaaaaagatgTATATTAGTAGATACTACAGAGCTATGTAAGCCTTAAATTGAAATGAATAAGTTAAAATTACTATGTTCCCATCACTCTATTTGTATTAGCCTCAGCTTGCTCTCCAATGAATGATCTGACTAAACCGAAATCGGATATCTTTGGGATCATATCAATATCAAGAAGAATATTGCTTGTCTTGAGATCTCTATGAATGATTCTTAATGTAGAATCCTGATGGAGATACAGCAGCCCCCGAGCAATACCATCAATAATTTCCAAACGCTTAGTCCAATCTAGTAATTTGCTTCGCGTAGTATCTAGCAGATTTCACATTCTTAAGTTAGCATGAGAACTACATTTCGGCAAGAGAAAAATTGAgataaataaatttggttggTGTGAaagttcaaaccaaaaataaagaaatccAAGCTTCTGTTGGGCATGAATTCGTAGATCAACATCTTTTCATCTTGTTGAATAGAACAACCAAGAAGTTTTACAAGATTACGGTGTTGAAGTGTTGCCATCAACTTTACTTCATTTTTGAACTCCTCAGTTCCTTGTCCTGATGTTTTAGAAAGCCTCTTAACAGCAATCTCTTGGCCGTCTACCATTACGCCCTAGTCATATTTTTGGAAATGTTAGTACTTAGAGAAAGTACATGGTGAAATAACGGGATAAATAAACTAACATGATATCCAAGACTATACCTTGTACACTGGTCCAAAACCACCTTCTCCCAACTTGTTTCTGACAGAGAAGTTATTTGTTGCATTAGTGATGGTCGAAAAATCAAAGATTGTAGCCAATTCACCATCTTCCTTCTCCTTCTTGTGCTTCCAGagaaataacttttttatatgCCCTGAAGTAAcaatttaagttgtttaatgtTTAAAAAAGTAAAGGAACACATCACTCAAACTTCAGAGTTCATTGTAAGTTGTAACTAATTCTGTTTGCAGCACTATTTGAGTaagtaaattataaatatttgagATTTACTTGTCATAACTTTTGGCTTACCAAGCTTCTTTCTATACACTGATGTGACCAATACAAGAACGTTTAGTCCTATAATGAATGCAACAACTCCTGCAAGAGTCCCAGCAAGCTTCAATTTCTGCTTATTCTTTTTATGATCTGAGGGTTGAAGTTAATGTCAGTCAACAAGCTGGTATAGAAGCTTactaaagagaagaaaaaaacatctaTGGAGAACACAGCTTCCATTTGGGAGTTGATTCATGATCATTTGGAAGTTGAACACAACTTCTTCTTCTTAGAAAAGCTCAGGTATATACTTACATAAAAGTGAAAAGAGAATTTAATAGTGTCAcgtaatttcaagttttcaagGATGCTTAATAATATCAACACAAATGGTGAAATATGTAAATTTATGCTATATATCTAACTGAAAGGACAAAATATGtaataacaaatgaaaatacCAAGTTCTGAAGATGCCAGCCGTATGTAAATGTCTTGTCCTTGGTCTTGATGTATTCTCATGTCAACAATGTCGTCAAACCAGAGTAAGCAGCCACTACCATATCTGATATCTAAAGTTGCATATGCAGAACAAGAACAGTTTTTCAAACACATTGTCTTACATTCCTCAAGGCTCAAGATCTTGTTATACCATGATGATGATGTATCTGGTAACTTCATGTTTGTGTACGGTAAAAATCCATCTCCATGGAGACAATTTAAATGTGTTTTCCTTACGCACCCACCAGACCAATCTGATGCCTCCCACTTCAGTTGAAATTTTGGCCTGAAACCTTCCAAACATACACATATTGGAAAGTCATTCATATTGCAGTTAGAATTGATACCACAAAAGGTATAAGCATCACACTGGTCTGCAGGACGTTTGGCTAAAGCCGCCCAATCCTGTGTCTTATCTGTCCATTGTAAGCGTTGTGATATTCCATTTGGGTCTAGCACGACTCTAGTAATAATTGAACTGCTCAAAGTTTCATATTGGTAAGAGATTTCTTTGTCAGTGAATATTACAGAGAAATTCATGACTCTATGCACTCTTTGCCAAGAAACACCAGTGAAAAGAAATCCATTCCATGACCCTGCTCTATACAGAAATATTGCCCCGTTTGCAGTAACCAGTTGAGGAAAACCATGTGTATCTATCTTATACGAACACTCACCTTCAGCAGGATCTTGAGGGCTTCTCCATGATGTGAGATATCTATATGGACCAGTAACTAAGTTACTTTTCAGCTTCATTCCAGGAAGGAAAGTGTCACCAGGATAGTCAAAACTTTCCCACAAAAAGTTCTGAGTGCTGTTTACATCTTTCACAACAAGGTTTCCTGAATCCAACAACTGCACAACAACTGTTTTCACCGCCACAGTTCTTGATGAATTGGAGTTCCAGATGTCACCTTTGGAGCCATCAAGAATAACAAGACTTCCCTGATCAGTGAGTTTCAGCATTGCTGTTGAGTTTTGTACAGGGGTGTTTCTATTGGCAACCCACACAACAGTCCTAGGTAAAATGCTGTTATACCATATACCAAAGTATTGGCGTTGTGGATCTCCAAAATTGAAAAATCCTGCTTCAAAGGTTCCAATAGCAGAAACAAGGGTTTCATTATATTGGATATACTGATTTGGAGTAAGAGTTTTCAGTTTAGATAAAGCGGGCATGGAGGAAAATAAGAAAGTACACACTATTAGCATTAGCACCATATTATGGTTCTGCATTCTCTTTTAGTTGGTTTGTcgtcctcattttccttttatcaagTTCCATCAAGACGAGTCAGTCCAAGTCTTTCCATGTGCGCAATAATTGATGCAaatgcaaaacaaaatcaacaagtTTGTGGTGTATAATCTAGCCTAATCACCTTAAATCTTGGCATGTTGACCCAAGTTGACTGATTCGTTTTCAAGTCAAGACCTTCTAGTGTTACGTGTAATACGGATGACTGAAATGAAAGGgaaaaggagggaccaaaactaTCAATGTTGCAAATTGACAATTACCATCAGCACCTTATGGTTCTCCATTGTGTTTGTGTGGGTTTTCCCTGCTTTCTACTTTCTAAtatcatgttaattttttaccTGGCTTACCAAGCTTCCTCTAAAACCTTTCACTTGCCCATTTTTGGCTTGTGACCATCCCTATCCGTCATTGAAAACATTGTTTACTTCAAATAGAATTAAGACAAGTCATggttggataaacaacttatatgcAGCCTATAGCATAATAACTTATGTATAAGCCTTTTTTTGTGCACAATTCAATATTTGACCTGAAGACTGACTAATCCGGGAGACCAATCCCACCTTCCACTAGC
It encodes:
- the LOC11412687 gene encoding uncharacterized protein — translated: MEKHNKLIMLMVCTFLFCFMPTFSKLNTLTPNLFIQYNETLVSAAGTFEAGFFNFGDPQRQYFGIWYKNISPRTIVWVANRNTPVQNSTAMLKLNDQGSLVILDGSKGVIWNTNSSRIVAVKSVVVQLLDSGNLVVKDADSTQNFLWESFDYPGNTFLAGMKLKSNLVTGPYRYLTSWRNPDDPAEGECSYKIDTHGFPQLLTAKGAIILYRAGSWNGFLFTGVSWQRMHRVLNFSVMFTDKEISYEYETLNSSIITRVVLDPNGLSQRLQWTDRTQNWEALANRPADQCDAYAFCGINSNCNINDFPICECLEGFMPKFQPKWESSDWSGGCVRKTHLNCLHGDGFLPYTNMKLPDTSASWFDKTLSLEECKTMCLKNCTCNAYATLDIRDDGSGCILWFHNIVDMRKHQDQGQDIYIRMASSELDHKKNKQKLKLAGTLAGVIAFTIGLIVLVLVTSAYKKKIGYIKKLFLWKHKKEKEDGELATIFDFSTITNATNNFSVRNKLGEGGFGPVYKAVLVDGQEIAVKRLSKTSGQGTEEFKNEVKLMATLQHRNLVKLLGCSIQQDEKLLIYEFMPNRSLDCFIFDTTRSKLLDWTKRLEIIDGIARGLLYLHQDSTLRIIHRDLKTSNILLDIHMIPKISDFGLARSFMGDQAEANTNRVMGTYGYMPPEYAVHGSFSIKSDVFSFGVVVLEIISGRKNRGFCDPLHHRNLLGHAWRLWIEGRPEELIADMLYDEAICSEIIRFIHVGLLCVQQKPENRPNMSSVVFMLKGEKLLPKPSEPGFYGGSDNNINNNTISTGSSSKGCSVNEASISLLEARGWSQAKNGQVKGFRGSLRMQNHNMVLMLIVCTFLFSSMPALSKLKTLTPNQYIQYNETLVSAIGTFEAGFFNFGDPQRQYFGIWYNSILPRTVVWVANRNTPVQNSTAMLKLTDQGSLVILDGSKGDIWNSNSSRTVAVKTVVVQLLDSGNLVVKDVNSTQNFLWESFDYPGDTFLPGMKLKSNLVTGPYRYLTSWRSPQDPAEGECSYKIDTHGFPQLVTANGAIFLYRAGSWNGFLFTGVSWQRVHRVMNFSVIFTDKEISYQYETLSSSIITRVVLDPNGISQRLQWTDKTQDWAALAKRPADQCDAYTFCGINSNCNMNDFPICVCLEGFRPKFQLKWEASDWSGGCVRKTHLNCLHGDGFLPYTNMKLPDTSSSWYNKILSLEECKTMCLKNCSCSAYATLDIRYGSGCLLWFDDIVDMRIHQDQGQDIYIRLASSELDHKKNKQKLKLAGTLAGVVAFIIGLNVLVLVTSVYRKKLGHIKKLFLWKHKKEKEDGELATIFDFSTITNATNNFSVRNKLGEGGFGPVYKGVMVDGQEIAVKRLSKTSGQGTEEFKNEVKLMATLQHRNLVKLLGCSIQQDEKMLIYEFMPNRSLDFFIFDTTRSKLLDWTKRLEIIDGIARGLLYLHQDSTLRIIHRDLKTSNILLDIDMIPKISDFGLVRSFIGEQAEANTNRVMGTYGYMPPEYAVHGSFSIKSDVFSFGVVVLEIISGRKNRGFRDPLHRLNLLGHAWKLWIEGRPEELMADILYDEAMCSEIIRFIHVGLLCVQQLPENRPNMSSVVFMLKGEKLLPKPSEPGFYGGRDNDINNNTISTGSSSKGCSVNEASISLLEAR